Genomic window (Vigna unguiculata cultivar IT97K-499-35 chromosome 10, ASM411807v1, whole genome shotgun sequence):
CCTAACGGTGTGTTCCCTTCACCACCAAGTTTTGCATTAACACACCACCAAGACAAAGTCTCCATTACGTTGAATTACGCAACAGGTTAGTCAAAAGAATCAGTCATGCAAGTGTTTTTCACATTCTTGTCAATAAATTAACTCTGAGAAGAAATTAGCATGCATCCCTTTTTCacaaatttaacaatttaaaaccAGACAACTAGTATTTTATCTTGATTAATCAACTTAAACCACAAATTTCTAAATTGTAACTTCCAATCTTCATCCAACAGTTATAAATGTAATGCGTTGATACTTGtataatgaaaaatgataaaaggtAACAGTGTTTAACAATAATCAAAAGGTGTGCATTTTTGTGCATTCAGTAAAAAATCAtccaatatttatataaaatcagTACCCTAAATACAGCTCCTTCTATTCTAGAATTCTAATAGTAGAAAGgacaaaataacataacaaaatagtaaggaCAAAATAAGAAAACGTACAAAATGCAGGTGCAAGATTACAAGTTTGTTATAAAAGGAATATTCTATAAGTTTGTTAACTTGCAAAAATGACAGTGCTGAATCTAGTCTCATTTATTTGTGATTTGAGCAATTTTATTCCTGGCTACACAATTTCGTTTACAGTATTTTAtacaaagaaaatagaaagtttTGAAAAAGATGATACTTCGAAAACAATTAGACCAATTATGTGCATATGACAAGGTTTGAAAAAGATGATATTTCGAAAACATGTAGACCAATTAGGATTATTCTAGCGATGACCTTCTGGTTGAGTTGATTTTGACACATGATTGGACCAATACCTGGCCCATTCTTGCTCTCAAAAACTATTCGCAGTGGTTTGTGGTTGTTGAGATGACattcttttttctcatattcATGCAAGAATAATCTAGTTGAAATGTAAATCTGACTTGACCTTCTACCAAACCAAAcccacatgttttttttttcttttattctttatatatatatatatatatatatatatatatatatttctatgaACTAAATTTGGGTCATTAACTCCTTTCCCATAACACTTGTTAGTTACAGTACATGTTCTGTACTGAACATACTAGTTTAAGTCAACTATTAGCcctaaattttacaaaaaattagttttattataaaaaattttctaCTGTTTATTTTATCagcaataatatatatatatatatatatatatatatatcgacaTTTTGTTCTTCTTTGTGGATTTTAATGTAAAATGGGAAATGGTACTATTGTTCATGCTTGCCGTCGGTAAGTTCGTAAATAGATATAGTagtcatatttgaatattaggGATGACACTGaaaagttttgttttatttttgttgagaaCAAACATTAAAAAGGTTTGATTATTGGAAACAGGTTCGAGTGCATTAGGAAACTCATATATGAACCTGAAAAGAAGCCATGGAGTGCTGAATATCTTGGGATGGGGCATCCTAATCATAATGGGAGCAATAGTTGCTCGTTACTTCAGGGAATGGGATccattttggttttattttcaCGCTTCAGTTCAATTCTTGGGTTTTGTTCTGGGAGTAATTGGTGTAATCAGTGGTTTTGTGTTGAATAATCAACTCCATGTTGACGTTACTCTTCACAAGGCTCTTGGAATCATCATTTTCGTTCTAGCCTGTTTCCAGGTATATATAccagtttatttatttttacatttttcgtAATTCTGCACTTTATCTAAAGCTTTTTCAAACTATGTATCCTAAGAGCTAGAATACTCAAAAACTTTTTTGTAGGTAATGGCTTTGCTTGGTCGACCAAAGAAGGAATCGAAAGTGAGAAAGTATTGGAATTTATACCATCATAACATGGGGAGAATTTTGATTATACTAGCTGTGGCTAACATTTTCTATGGAATCCAATTAGGGAAGGAGGGAAATGGATGGAATATAGGTTATGGGATTGTGCTGGCCATATTACTTACAATGGCACTTACTTTTGAGACACAACTCTGCAGTAAAGACTGAATTCTTTTCttcaaacatttttatttctttcaccACTGCCTTTTTATTTGCAAGTTTAGTTCCATTTGTAACTTATTTTTGTACCAAGAGGATTGCTCATcgattaattttatgtttaacatatattttaatcatgcaTGCCTCTTCCTCTTAAAGCCAAAACTGGCTTCAACAAATTGCTGTCAGTAGTccattacattaaataaaaatgagattATACAAAACACTGTTGTTAATAAAGTAAACAttcattagttaaaaaatatatttccacTCCCAACGTTTAACAACTGGTGTTGTACTAAATACTGTGAGAAggttgcaatttttttatgaacaaaaGACACAATTCTACATTATGAAGGTATATCATTACCATGATAAGTGGCATGCTACAAGACAGTAGTTCCGACAACAAAGTCTCCTCAAACTAACTTATTATGACACCATTTTGGTTGATTTTGTCGCTGAAAATTAACACCGTACGCAGTTTGGCTTTTTGGTCTTATCTAACATTTGAATGAAACAATAGCAGTGCCTGCATGTCTTCTTCCAGCCGGCAATGCCAATTGTCAAAAATAACCATTTATAATTTCAAGGATGATCATAGTTTTTCACTataaaattgaacataattAGTGACACATCATTAGTAGCTACTTCTGCTGTCTTAGGTTCTTAATTATCTTCCTCCACACAAAGATGAAGTTAACAAGTTTCTGCCAGATAATCTTGTTCGTTATGCTCTATAATTCATCAACCTTTGTGACTTCTCAAGATTCATGCTCCTCTAAATTGCTGCAACTTCAGCTTCCTATCCCTTTCGATACAAGTTCACTCCTCTGCAGTTCTGTTTGGCCTGCTCACAGTTTCATCCTTAGAGTACGTGTCTTACATTTTTTGTCCATAAATTTTCTAACAGACACTGAATAAACTTTTCAGAAGTGTTGATTTTCTATGAACAACTCCATCATATCATATGAATAACAAAACTTGCtcgattagagataagacaattttataatatataagtggatgcaaacCTCACTTTACAAGCTGATTTTATAGAATTGAGATaaacttaaagttcacttctagCAAAACTTTAAACATATTCATTAGACTATTTGAGATATACATAAACTGAATTTGAGtgtatatctttttttttttttgtttgattctgTGATCAGTATGCTAAGGCTTCATCAGATGTGTGGAGTTTCATATTTTCATTCCCATTAGACCCAAAAGCTTATGCAGCAATAGGGTTCTCGAAAGATGGAAGCATGGTGGGTTCTAGTGCAATTGTGGGGTGGATGCCATCACCAGGTGCTGGGGGCATGAAATATTACTATCTGGGTGGAAAATCAGAAGATGAAGTGATTAAAGACAGAAGTGATCTTTATATTATGAATGCATCATTTGTTCCAGCAACTGATTCACTTGGTTACTTAATCTTCCAATTGAAGACCACACAACCTTCTACCGATCTCATATTTGCCATTGGACCCAATGGCCAGTTTCCTGATTATCCACGCTATGACTTGCCCAAACATATTGATCAGACATCAATAACCATTGATTATTCAAAAGGTTAGTGAAGAACCCTTTTGTTGTTCATCATCAACATCAATTATGAAACTTTTTCAAATCATAAGAAAAATCTAACACTAGACTAGATTCAGCATGGTCTTTGTTCATGTATAAATCCAAGCAATCATCTATAACGttgaaaaatgtttttgaaGCACAATGCCCGCATAATAAGTAGCACGGATAGGATTTGATGAATTGAAAAGTGATAAGAATTGTGGGTTGAAAGTCTCACGTCGATAAGAAATAAggtgaatttaaaatatataagtgtgTGTAAATATCATCTTATAAGCTCGTTTTATAGGTCTTAAGTTCAGTTCTTAAGATGATATTAGAATTATCAAAAGTCTACCATAcagaaatttgttatttgttaaacCTATCGTATCATTTGTTATAAGGCCGCTATCAGACCACTATTAATATAGTCTCACACTCGAAATGTATACGAGAATGTGTTGGAGATCTCTAATGACTAAGGAAAAGACAAACTTATGATATATAAGTGAGTGGAAATCTGACCTTAAAATCTACCACTTAAGATTGTGAATTATACATCGGAGTGGTTAAATCTGAATGTTGCAAGTTGTCTTGCAGGAGGTTCAACTAGAAGCAATTCTAACCTAAATCTTCGAAGAAGCCATGGAGTTCTGAACATAATGGGATGGAGCATTCTAATGATAATAGGAGCCATAATTGCTCGATACTTCAAAGAAAGGGATCCCATGTGGTTTTATCTGCATGCTTCAATTCAAGCATTTGGGTTCCTTGCTGGCATATTTGGAGTTTTATGTGGATTGCTCTTAGCTAGGAATCTCAAAGTCACACATCACAAAAATGTAGGAATCCTCATCATCATCCTTGGCTTCCTACAGGTTAATTAACTAACCAATTTCTCTCTCATTTAGCTTTATATCAAACTCGTTTTCTGATACAAAACCAAAGTTATTTTCACTCATGTTGTTTAtttatgatttgatttgatAGGTGTTGGCCATTATATTAAGACCAGGAAGAGAATCAAAGATAAGAAAGTACTGGAATTGGTATCATCATAATGTGGGGAGGATTTTGATTATCTTTGCAATTCTTAACACATTTTATGGACTCCATTTGGGAGGAGAAGGATCTAAGTGGTTTCTTGCTTATGGAGTGAGTATTGGTATCTTGGTGATTGTGGTTGTGTTCTTGGAGATAAGAATGAGAATGATTGCAAGAAGAGAAACTAAGCCATCTCCTCAATCCCTGGATATGCCTTATTAGGttaaacatgtttattttcaatCCAAAATCATTCATAATTTGTAATGTATCATAACTGTTTACCACTTCCACCAAACACAAGtttcaatgaaaatgaaaacaaaaggaatataattaatttagagtatttttttattatctttattaaaaaaaaaattgttagccATGGAAACTTCATCTCCAAATTTTATGTCTTTTCCATTATCATCAAATTAGATAACAAtgtacaaatttaaaaaatattattttaaatcaacGTTAGAGAAAACCAATTTGAAAGGTCGTCGTTTTAATAGATTTCAAGACAATCAATTTAATATGTGTGTTTTTAAATAGGACTTTGAAAATTCGTTTTGAAAAGCATGTTTTTAACTCTGTTGAAAACTGAtgttgaaaagttttttttttattattaacaaaactCTTAAATCAATTGTAAggccaatttttgttttttatttatattttgatcaaaatattattaactatTTTGGGTCATAGTATGTCATTTTTCGGAAGATGGAAGATTTTGAGAAGACTAAAATGTACTTTTTATCTTTGGTAAATTGTtggagttatatatatatatatatatatatttttattcttgataaaaaaaaatatgattgcTTCCCTAatacatttttcattatttttctgtctttttttatagctctttaaataatgaaataaagttaTGTAAACAGAGCTTTATagtgtaaaaacaaaatatatgtcTTTTTATTGAGAACGAAAGGTTAAAAAACATCATCAGAAACTAAAGAAACATTTAAGATTTTATCACagactaaaaattaaaactccCCTACTACTGTTATTCTGTGTCTCTATATTCATTAATTCAGAGtagttttaaaatgtattataattaaaaacaaatgtgATGTTGTAAACTAAactaaccattttttttataaatgtaaaattagttataaatatCTTATATGTAAAAGTAGAAACAGTAATTATATGGTTGCATTGAACATGATTCTTGAGAATAATTGCATGCATGTTTTTTCTTCacgaaaagtaataaaataagttgTCATTTTGTCGACACTTTTCTAATTGTCATTGAATCttggtaagtttttttttaaaaaaaaatcattgggtaaaaaaaattttgtcgacacattttttttaattaaaaaaaaatcaaattctaaTTGATGAGTAAGAAATTACTTTTCTGTGTGAACAACTTGCTATTACTGAATGTTtcacttttctaattttgataCTTTTATGTTAAGAAGTAGTTTGCTAACCAAAACTTTCAATAATTAAGTTTAGAAAAAGTtctctctaaatatttataggagaaaaataagataaaaatacaattaattaacttcttcataaattaaaactagCTTATTCTTCTACATAAGTTAAAATTAGCTTATTAACTCTTTCACAAGTTAAAATTAGATTATATTACgaggtaaaataaaattttagaagaactgtattataatttttttacaaattaactgtattttaacttataaaaaaagttaatttcaaactttcttaTAGACGTGTTTGTAAATAACATATCTATGAGTTTAACTCTAATGATGAGTCTATTGATCACTGATCAATGTGTTTTATCTTTAAACAAGTTATTGAAATGAATGGTAGTGTTGATTATTAGGGAGAGGTTATAAAAATGTGACTTGAGTTCAACCTACATAAAAATTGACATTACTTCTGACAAAAGATATTgagatattatatttataagtaattttttttatatagtatttaattttgtcatttCTATTCTATAAGATTTagacttatatttaaattattttcaacaattagtacttaaaataaagttctttattatttttccaaattcaaagatcttttttttcacaaaaacgTGTCTATAAGTATTATCACATTTTTTACTCAAGTAGAAACTTCACTTATTTTCTATGATATTACATTAAATGAGACTTATGTTCTCTCATGTTTTTACTAAAATAGCATTCacacctatatatatatatatatatatatatatatatattatcagcTATATGTTTAAATACACATTGACCTCCTCTTATATGTAAGGATAATTCCAAAGAAAAACAATTTGCAGAAAAGAGGGATGCAAGTAGAATGCACAATGTGTGTTGTGTGGACAAGAAGAAGAAAGTATAAATCATTATACTTTGAAGATACGATTTTCTTTTTCAGATTGAAGCATGAAGCTAAAATTTTATTAGGCAATCATCATACATTGACCTCCCTCTTATTTTCAGAAAATGATGCTTAGTCcccttatatttttatatattaaaaattctttaaattttgatgttttaaattttttaattttcataagctttatttaagtttttgttaaacgatatcttaaaaataaaataaaataaagcttgTATAACTTTATTGAAAATGTAAGAGGAGAAAATGATGTTTATTCTAAAACTAGAGAGAATTGAATCTcataataaatacaatttttcatttaattaaatagtactttttgttaaaaacagtgtttaaccttaaaccaacttTCTAAGATATTGGAAATTATCTTAGTTCTATTTTTATGTCACTTTAAATAACATCATTGcataaacaaaaacatagaCTAATAAACgcaatttttcattaattttaaaaatctttctAGATTTGGAACACTAATCCCATATAATTATTGTGGATGGCTCTAATTCCTTATAACAACTACACATAAAACATTAATGTTTGAGAAATGAAACAAATGGGGATTTAAATATGCTATAATCATTACTTTCATTCCCTATTAAAGcacaatataaatgaaaatacataaaaaaaatgtgttgatcattgagaaaaattaacaaataataactGAGAGGATAACAATACAACTATATTTCTTTAGAAATAAGTGATCATGCAATGATACTGCAAAAACAAATCTATTTGACTAAATATTACATCCTATACAAATGGTTTATTCTAACTTCTATACAAATGAATCTTGCAGAGCTTAATTAGCAAAAGTTTCTTAATTATATCACCATAATGATACCTTAATCATGTGCATGAAGAGTGAGTCCTCGGTTTTCAAAGAAGACAGTGCCAAAGTGTAGTGTTTCAATTACATTCTTTTCCAAGTTCAGAGATGGTTCTGTTGTAACAATGCTTCCTTTTGGAATACATTATCAACACTCTTTCTTTACATTTTAGCCTCCAAAAATGGTTTGGATTTGCAAGGTTAGTTCctagaaagagagaaaaaaccTCTTGAATTAGGGGACCTCATCATGAGTGAAGGAATGGCACCACTGTGTTGAACCAAATATACAATGAATGAAATCCATGCTGCAGCACCAAGGCACACCAGAAAACCAAACAATACTCCATCTACTTCATCCAGGAAGAAATCTAATAACATATATCCATAAACTAGTATTACCAGCACAGCCACACTCCAAGCCACTTTCTGCATCAGTAAATCAACAAAGTTAAGAGCTAAGTATGGAACTTAACTCAGAAACCAATACAAAATCATTATGAGATGt
Coding sequences:
- the LOC114165622 gene encoding cytochrome b561 and DOMON domain-containing protein At3g07570, which codes for MKLTSFCQIILFVMLYNSSTFVTSQDSCSSKLLQLQLPIPFDTSSLLCSSVWPAHSFILRYAKASSDVWSFIFSFPLDPKAYAAIGFSKDGSMVGSSAIVGWMPSPGAGGMKYYYLGGKSEDEVIKDRSDLYIMNASFVPATDSLGYLIFQLKTTQPSTDLIFAIGPNGQFPDYPRYDLPKHIDQTSITIDYSKGGSTRSNSNLNLRRSHGVLNIMGWSILMIIGAIIARYFKERDPMWFYLHASIQAFGFLAGIFGVLCGLLLARNLKVTHHKNVGILIIILGFLQVLAIILRPGRESKIRKYWNWYHHNVGRILIIFAILNTFYGLHLGGEGSKWFLAYGVSIGILVIVVVFLEIRMRMIARRETKPSPQSLDMPY